Proteins encoded by one window of Panicum virgatum strain AP13 chromosome 7N, P.virgatum_v5, whole genome shotgun sequence:
- the LOC120682699 gene encoding uncharacterized protein LOC120682699 — MAARLVPVPPFLLLLVLAGSRAALASETVEQICARATSGGAHSDLAPFCVASLQAAPGSDGADARGLATIATNLTLANYTAAVATIKALERRGGWSAAQRGALATCRARYIEALNVVHSAVHALAAGRLQDYAADMAVVGKAAADCEDAFGAANAGGGASPLRKVDEDAVNLTTVATLIVRSLEK; from the coding sequence ATGGCGGCGAGGCTCGTCCCCGTcccccccttcctcctcctgctcgtccTGGCCGGCTCCCGCGCGGCGCTGGCCTCCGAGACCGTGGAGCAGATCTGCGCCAGGGCCACGTCGGGCGGCGCCCACTCGGACCTGGCGCCCTTCTGCGTGGCGTCGCTCCAGGCGGCGCCCGGCAGCGACGGCGCCGACGCGCGCGGGCTGGCCACGATCGCCACCAACCTGACGCTGGCCAACTACACGGCCGCCGTGGCCACCATCAAGGCGCTGGAGCGGCGCGGGGGCTGGTCGGCGGCCCAGCGGGGCGCGCTGGCCACGTGCCGCGCGCGCTACATCGAGGCGCTCAACGTCGTGCACAGCGCCGTCCACGCGCTGGCCGCGGGGAGGCTCCAGGACTACGCGGCGGACATGGCGGTCGTCGGGAAGGCGGCCGCCGACTGCGAGGACGCGTTCGGCGCCGccaacgccggcggcggggcctcgCCGCTGCGGAAGGTGGACGAGGACGCCGTCAACCTCACCACCGTGGCCACGCTGATCGTCCGGTCGCTGGAGAAATGA
- the LOC120683505 gene encoding kinetochore protein SPC24 homolog: MAADTGERRRVDDLISFAQDLVGMLRASNDSDANAQTGAGARMLLSACRSDSDDLELQMREHQEKIRSCKEKIDKAKAETVTDDELNALQNKMEEKLQEEKQLRQELRELHDELDNLDRQRTSIEERKDAVKKKKKDMQKAERTLSLCVSVTNIMPDFEDQEKISGYIVDKSRKKIEKFEFDKTTPPIEICDKLWKKI; this comes from the exons ATGGCGGCGGACACGGGCGAGCGGCGGAGGGTGGACGATCTGATCTCCTTCGCCCAGGACCTCGTGGGCATGCTCCGCGCCAGCAACGACAGCGACGCCAACGCGcagaccggcgccggcgcgcggatGCTGCTCTCCGCCTGCCGATCCGATTCCGACGACCTCGAGCTGCAGATGAGAG AACACCAGGAAAAGATCCGTTCCTGCAAGGAAAAGATAGACAAAGCAAAAGCTGAAACCGTTACTGATGATGAACTGAATGCACTGCAAAACAAGATGGAAGAAAAGCTCCAGGAAGAGAAACAGCTTCGCCAAGAATTAAG AGAGTTGCATGATGAGCTTGATAACCTAGACCGTCAAAGAACTTCGATAGAGGAAAGAAAGGATgctgtcaaaaagaaaaagaaagacatgcAGAAGGCAGA ACGCACGCTTTCCTTGtgtgtatcagttacaaacatcaTGCCAGATTTTGAAGACCAGGAAAAGATTTCTGGCT ACATTGTGGACAAGAGCAGGAAGAAGATAGAGAAGTTCGAGTTTGACAAGACGACACCACCAATCGAGATCTGCGACAAGCTCTGGAAGAAGATCTAG
- the LOC120682145 gene encoding scarecrow-like protein 9 — protein sequence MAATPEEFFAEGLMEPSPPSPSVFLDLTPISDPNTADKGQLSHDDLVLPYISRMLMEDDIDDKLLCQYSDHPALLQAQQPFNQILSSPSTGTNKDDAANKDTMDQGNDLLLVSSGDESTLSFGLPNSEYVVGEFLKGMEVADRLLPRDNSFVKDHQMSQIFIRSKRKHMEEELGRTSKILMMTEVPEETGIREVLDNMMMHGNDTLIRDMEKLRIAMDNKEEKKSRKGCSKVMTTGDMVDLSTLLICCAQAVDTNNYLVAGELLNQIKQHASTTGDATQRLAQCFSKGLEARLMGTGRQLWKLLMAERLSAMEFLKAYNLYMSACYFNKVAYIFSSLSIAGVMKGKSRLHIVDYGIHCAFQWVGLVRWLAKREDGPPPEMKITVMCCSQPSYFPVQWIEEQWYRLSKYASELGLTFVFEVVTTEWGKVCIDDLNLDADEVVVVSDLFNFSTLKDESIYFDSPNPRDTVLSTIKKMRPNIFIQSILNCSQGSCFLSRFREMLFYYSALFDMLDVIVPRESETRSVLEQDLFGSCVLNGIACEGVDLVQCPEKYKQWQSRNQRAGLRQLPLRSVVVKVLKDKVKKHHHKDFLLSEEGQWLLQGWKGRALFAHSTWVVEDGSSK from the coding sequence ATGGCTGCCACCCCTGAGGAATTCTTTGCTGAAGGTCTCATGGAgccttcaccgccgtccccgTCTGTCTTCCTCGACCTTACCCCGATATCTGATCCCAATACTGCCGATAAGGGCCAGCTCTCCCATGATGACCTGGTGCTCCCTTACATCTCACGCATGCTCATGGAGGACGACATCGATGATAAGCTCTTGTGCCAATACTCTGATCACCCTGCACTGCTCCAGGCGCAGCAGCCCTTCAACCAGATCCTCTCCTCCCCTTCCACCGGTACCAACAAGGATGACGCAGCCAACAAGGACACCATGGATCAAGGCAATGATTTGTTGCTGGTTAGTAGTGGTGATGAAAGCACTCTCAGCTTTGGCTTACCCAACAGTGAGTATGTGGTGGGGGAGTTCTTGAAGGGCATGGAAGTTGCTGACAGGTTGTTGCCAAGAGACAACAGTTTTGTAAAGGACCATCAAATGAGTCAAATATTCATCAGAAGCAAACGTAAGCATATGGAGGAGGAGTTAGGCAGGACCAGCAAGATTTTGATGATGACGGAGGTGCCAGAAGAGACTGGCATCCGTGAGGTGCTTGACAATATGATGATGCATGGAAATGACACATTGATCAGGGACATGGAGAAGTTGCGTATCGCCATGGACAataaggaggagaagaagagcaGAAAGGGTTGTAGCAAGGTTATGACTACGGGGGATATGGTCGACCTAAGTACTTTGTTGATCTGTTGTGCGCAGGCAGTGGACACAAACAATTATTTGGTAGCGGGTGAGTTGCTGAATCAGATCAAACAGCACGCTTCAACAACAGGGGATGCCACACAACGGCTAGCTCAATGTTTCTCCAAGGGGCTGGAGGCACGGTTGATGGGGACGGGAAGGCAGCTTTGGAAGTTGCTCATGGCAGAGCGTCTTTCGGCCATGGAGTTCCTCAAGGCTTACAACCTTTACATGTCAGCCTGCTACTTCAACAAGGTGGCATACATTTTTTCCTCACTGAGCATTGCGGGAGTCATGAAGGGAAAGAGCAGGTTGCACATTGTAGACTATGGTATCCATTGCGCATTCCAGTGGGTAGGTTTGGTCCGCTGGCTGGCAAAGAGGGAAGATGGACCGCCGCCAGAGATGAAGATCACTGTCATGTGCTGTTCCCAGCCTAGTTATTTTCCGGTTCAGTGGATTGAGGAGCAATGGTACCGGCTCAGCAAGTATGCTAGTGAGCTTGGTTTGACATTCGTGTTTGAAGTCGTCACAACAGAGTGGGGCAAAGTTTGCATCGATGACTTGAACTTAGATGCAGATGAGGTGGTTGTCGTGAGTGACCTCTTTAATTTCAGCACCTTAAAGGATGAGAGCATATACTTTGATAGCCCAAACCCTAGGGATACTGTCCTCAGTACTATCAAGAAAATGAGGCCAAATATTTTTATCCAGAGCATTTTGAATTGCTCACAGGGATCCTGCTTCTTGTCACGGTTCCGGGAGATGCTGTTCTATTACTCGGCACTGTTTGACATGTTGGATGTAATTGTCCCACGGGAGAGTGAAACACGATCGGTGCTGGAGCAGGACTTGTTCGGGAGTTGTGTACTGAATGGCATCGCCTGTGAGGGTGTTGACCTTGTGCAATGCCCTGAGAAGTATAAGCAGTGGCAATCGAGAAACCAACGGGCAGGCCTGAGGCAGCTACCACTGAGATCCGTTGTCGTGAAGGTACTGAAGGACAAGGTCAAGAAGCACCACCACAAGGATTTTTTGCTCAGTGAGGAAGGCCAGTGGCTGCTGCAAGGATGGAAGGGGCGTGCCCTCTTTGCTCACTCAACATGGGTAGTAGAAGATGGATCTTCTAAATGA
- the LOC120683286 gene encoding trihelix transcription factor ASIL2-like has protein sequence MDDDDDVSPDASPSPASSPGAPSAALPVADPVTVASAPPGGAYPVALPIHRTAASLYATAGGGGGGGGGGREDAWSEGATSALIDAWGERFVALGRGSLRHPQWQEVADAVSSRDGYSKAPKSDVQCKNRIDTLKKKYKVERAKPVSSWQFFDRLDVLLAPTYGSKPGSGGSGGGHNSNSRSPLPAALRMGFPQRSRTPLMPSAAAASKRRAPSPEPSVSSESSDGFPPVPALPAANGKRRTDEGRADGGSGGDRTQGLRDLAQAIRRLGEAYERVEATKLEQAAEMERQRIDFARELESQRVQFFLNAQMELTQAKNHASPAAAAITAGATTVGGSSRRMSMANDAGGSSNHHSRYRGSHGDWHHHAPRSHYPQYHDNNHAAAAASEGEQSEEEDEDEEEEESQ, from the coding sequence atggacgacgacgacgacgtgtcGCCCGACgcctccccgtcgccggcgtcctCCCCGGGGGCGCCGTCCGCCGCGCTCCCCGTCGCCGAccccgtcaccgtcgcctccgcgccgcccgggGGCGCCTACCCGGTcgcgctcccgatccaccggACCGCGGCGTCCCTGtacgccaccgccggcggcggcgggggcggcggcggcggcgggagggaggaCGCGTGGAGCGAGGGCGCCACCTCCGCGCTCATCGACGCCTGGGGGGAGCGCTTCGTCGCGCTCGGCCGCGGCAGCCTCCGCCACCCGCAGTGGCAGGAGGTCGCCGACGCCGTCTCCTCCCGCGACGGCTACTCCAAGGCGCCCAAGTCCGACGTCCAGTGCAAGAACCGCATCGACACGCTCAAGAAGAAGTACAAGGTCGAGAGGGCCAAGCCGGTATCCTCCTGGCAGTTCTTCGACCGCCTCGACGTTCTCCTCGCACCCACCTACGGCAGCAAgcccggctccggcggcagcggcggcgggcacaaCTCTAACAGCCGGAGCCCGCTCCCTGCGGCGCTGCGGATGGGCTTCCCGCAGCGCAGCCGCACGCCGTTGATGCCCTCCGCCGCAGCCGCGTCCAAGCGGAGAGCCCCTTCGCCGGAGCCGTCGGTGTCTTCCGAGTCCTCCGACGGCTTCCCGCCGGTGCCGGCGCTCCCGGCGGCGAACGGAAAGAGGAGGACGGACGAAGGGCGCGCcgacggtggcagcggcggcgaccgcaCACAGGGCCTCCGTGACCTGGCTCAGGCGATACGCCGCCTCGGCGAGGCGTACGAGCGGGTGGAGGCCACGAAGCTGGAGCAGGCAGCCGAGATGGAGCGTCAGCGTATAGACTTCGCGCGGGAGCTGGAATCTCAGCGCGTGCAGTTCTTCCTCAACGCGCAGATGGAGCTCACGCAGGCCAAGAATCACGCTTCTCCTGCCGCGGCCGCCATCACTGCTGGTGCCACCACTGTTGGTGGCTCATCTAGGAGAATGTCGATGGCGAACGATGCTGGTGGCAGCAGTAATCACCACAGCCGTTACCGCGGCAGCCATGGGGACTGGCACCATCATGCCCCGCGCTCACATTACCCGCAATACCATGACAACAATcatgctgccgccgctgcaagTGAAGGTGAGCAgtccgaggaggaggacgaagatgaggaggaagaagagagccAGTAA
- the LOC120682146 gene encoding uncharacterized protein LOC120682146: MASPMVATRVQLRTSTGRLSFSSSPSAAARRRFAAVRASAEAMATEKLGIRVERNPPESRLSELGVRQWPKWGCEKSKFPWTYSAKETCYLLQGKVKVYPEGHGEDFVEIAAGDLVVFPKGMSCTWDVAEAVDKHYNFE; the protein is encoded by the exons ATGGCGAGCCCGATGGTGGCCACCCGGGTCCAGCTCCGCACCAGCACCGGCCGCCTCagcttctcctcctcccccagcGCAGCAGCCAGGCGGCGATTCGCGGCGGTGAGGGCGTCGGCGGAGGCGATGGCGACGGAGAAGCTGGGCATCAGGGTGGAGCGCAACCCGCCCGAGTCCCGCCTCTCCGAGCTCGGCGTCCGCCAGTGGCCCAA GTGGGGGTGCGAGAAGAGCAAGTTCCCGTGGACCTACTCGGCCAAGGAGACGTGCTACCTGCTGCAGGGGAAGGTGAAGGTGTACCCGGAGGGCCACGGGGAGGACTTCGTGGAGATCGCCGCGGGGGACCTAGTCGTCTTCCCCAAGGGCATGAGCTGCACCTGGGACGTCGCCGAGGCCGTCGACAAGCACTACAACTTCGAGtag